The following are encoded in a window of Myxococcota bacterium genomic DNA:
- the aroC gene encoding chorismate synthase: MSSTFGHLFRIHTWGESHGGAVGVVIDGCPPQIPLSVEDLQVELDRRRPGQSRLTTPRQEADRAEILSGVFEGRTLGTPILVLVRNEDARPEAYADMRDVYRPSHADYTYEAKYGIRNWQGGGRASARETIGRVAAGALARKVLSHFGAGEIVGYVSAVHTIEAKVDPVEVTRAQVEASITRCPDSVAAEEMIRRIDDARKAGDSLGGVVTCVAHGVPTGLGEPVFHKLEAELAAALLSLPACKGFEIGSGFAGTRMLGSEHNDAFVMAGDRVHTRTNRSGGVQGGISNGEPIVVRAAFKPTATIRKEQDTVNREHEAVKLEAQGRHDPCVLPRAVPMVEAMVALVLCDHLLRQRAIAP; the protein is encoded by the coding sequence GTGAGCTCGACGTTCGGCCACCTGTTCCGGATCCACACCTGGGGTGAGTCCCACGGTGGCGCGGTCGGCGTGGTGATCGACGGCTGCCCGCCGCAGATCCCTCTGTCCGTGGAGGACCTGCAGGTCGAGCTCGACCGGCGCCGGCCGGGCCAGAGCCGACTCACGACCCCGCGCCAGGAGGCCGACCGCGCGGAGATCCTGTCCGGCGTGTTCGAGGGCAGGACGCTGGGCACGCCGATCCTGGTGCTGGTGCGCAACGAGGACGCGCGCCCCGAGGCCTACGCCGACATGCGCGACGTGTACCGCCCGTCGCACGCCGACTACACCTACGAGGCGAAGTACGGCATCCGCAACTGGCAGGGCGGCGGGCGCGCGAGCGCGCGCGAGACGATCGGGCGCGTGGCCGCCGGCGCGCTGGCGCGCAAGGTGCTGAGTCACTTCGGCGCCGGCGAGATCGTGGGCTACGTGTCGGCGGTGCACACGATCGAGGCCAAGGTCGACCCGGTCGAGGTGACCCGCGCGCAGGTCGAGGCCTCGATCACGCGCTGTCCCGATTCCGTCGCCGCGGAAGAGATGATCCGCCGCATCGACGACGCGCGGAAGGCCGGTGACTCGCTGGGCGGCGTGGTGACTTGCGTGGCGCACGGCGTGCCGACCGGGCTGGGCGAGCCCGTGTTCCACAAGCTCGAGGCGGAGCTGGCCGCGGCGCTGCTGTCGCTGCCGGCGTGCAAGGGCTTCGAGATCGGCTCGGGCTTCGCCGGCACGCGCATGCTCGGCAGCGAGCACAACGACGCCTTCGTGATGGCAGGCGACCGCGTGCACACGCGCACCAACCGCTCGGGCGGCGTGCAGGGCGGCATCTCGAACGGCGAGCCGATCGTGGTGCGCGCCGCGTTCAAGCCGACCGCCACGATCCGCAAGGAGCAGGACACGGTGAACCGCGAGCACGAGGCGGTGAAACTCGAGGCGCAGGGCCGCCACGACCCGTGCGTCTTGCCGCGCGCGGTGCCGATGGTCGAGGCGATGGTGGCGCTGGTGCTCTGCGACCACCTGCTGCGCCAGCGCGCGATCGCCCCGTGA
- the mutY gene encoding A/G-specific adenine glycosylase, producing the protein MDRRPHRGQARQREDGAGRLTPEELAERLLAWYRRARRDLPWRRTSDPYRIWLSETMLQQTRVETVIPYYERFLARFPTLDALAAADSEDVLRAWAGLGYYARARNLQRAAAAVVRDHGGLLPRDPAALAALPGVGRYTTGALRSIAFGERAALVDGNVKRVLARLSAWRAPTDAELWQRAEAWVPEKDAGDWNQALMELGATVCTPRGPTCLLCPVESLCGARRAGDPEAFPAPRKRALVRTVRWIAGVVERRGRVLLVRRPGEGLFAGLWELPTLEGGDAARLAAALLARTGIRSAPAGPLGRVRHLLTHRDLRLQVVRLTDSGGRLERAARREARFCGARELDRLPLSALAKKALALRRPM; encoded by the coding sequence ATGGATCGACGACCACATCGAGGCCAAGCTCGGCAGCGCGAAGACGGCGCAGGGCGGCTGACTCCCGAGGAGCTGGCCGAGAGACTGCTCGCCTGGTACCGGCGCGCGCGGCGTGACTTGCCGTGGCGCCGCACGAGTGACCCGTACCGCATCTGGCTGTCCGAGACGATGCTGCAGCAGACGCGCGTCGAGACCGTGATTCCCTACTACGAGCGCTTCCTGGCGCGCTTTCCGACATTGGACGCGCTCGCGGCCGCCGACTCCGAGGACGTGCTGCGCGCGTGGGCCGGGCTCGGCTACTACGCGCGCGCGCGCAACCTGCAGCGCGCCGCGGCGGCGGTCGTGCGAGACCACGGCGGCCTGCTGCCGCGCGACCCGGCCGCGCTCGCGGCCTTGCCGGGCGTCGGCCGCTACACCACGGGCGCGCTGCGCAGCATCGCCTTCGGCGAGCGCGCGGCGCTGGTCGACGGCAACGTGAAGCGCGTGCTGGCGCGGCTCTCGGCCTGGCGCGCGCCGACCGACGCCGAGCTCTGGCAGCGTGCCGAGGCCTGGGTGCCCGAGAAGGACGCCGGCGACTGGAACCAGGCGCTGATGGAGCTGGGCGCGACCGTCTGCACGCCGCGCGGGCCGACGTGTCTTCTGTGTCCGGTCGAGTCGCTCTGCGGCGCGCGCCGGGCTGGCGACCCCGAAGCGTTCCCCGCCCCGCGCAAGCGCGCCCTCGTGCGCACGGTGCGCTGGATCGCGGGCGTGGTCGAGCGCCGCGGGCGCGTGCTGCTGGTGCGGCGGCCCGGCGAGGGGCTGTTCGCCGGGCTGTGGGAGCTGCCGACCCTGGAGGGCGGCGACGCGGCCAGGCTGGCTGCGGCGCTGCTCGCGCGCACGGGCATCCGCAGCGCGCCGGCCGGCCCGCTGGGCCGGGTCCGCCACCTGCTCACTCACCGCGACCTGCGCCTCCAGGTCGTGCGGCTCACTGACTCCGGCGGGCGTCTCGAGCGCGCGGCCCGCCGCGAGGCGCGCTTCTGCGGCGCCCGCGAGCTCGATCGGCTGCCGCTGTCGGCCCTGGCCAAGAAAGCTCTGGCGCTCCGCCGTCCGATGTAG
- a CDS encoding 2Fe-2S iron-sulfur cluster-binding protein, with the protein MPTLRFLPSQITREVARGTRLIDAVREAGLPIARACGDDLVCAKCGVRILAGRVAREKAIERRAKERNRVPGELRLACALRVQGDLTLSADYW; encoded by the coding sequence GTGCCCACGCTGCGCTTCCTGCCGTCGCAGATCACACGCGAGGTCGCGCGGGGCACCCGCCTGATCGACGCGGTGCGCGAGGCGGGGCTGCCGATCGCGCGCGCCTGCGGTGACGACCTGGTGTGTGCGAAGTGCGGGGTGCGCATCCTGGCGGGCCGGGTGGCGCGTGAGAAGGCGATCGAGCGCCGGGCCAAGGAGCGCAACCGCGTGCCGGGCGAGCTGCGGCTGGCGTGCGCGCTGCGCGTGCAGGGCGATCTCACGCTCTCGGCGGACTACTGGTGA
- a CDS encoding M23 family metallopeptidase: MRIVWLIVLLLLGGAAYYSYTRLERTPPVVSTLTTQGFVGAEYHHLFRFKDDGSGVRHARIWLESGGKTYPLADQEYPGGLLTGAELGLEREIEVVVKPKELGVPDGSASLNAEVTDYSWVANSANVEVPLSIDTTPPRASLATGLTYVRRGGSELAVYTVEDKVEKHGIAVGDKFFPGFVDPAEPSRRLAFYAIPTDAPPNVKPVLVVTDRAGNSTRIELVTTLLERQFPTDTIPLSDEFMASKVSEILGGFNGSALDGFLKINRETRKENDAALVELCQKSSVDRIWSGPFAQMPNTHAGASFAQRRSYMYQGKVVDQQTHMGYDLASTSHADVPAANDGVVVFAGPLGIYGNAVVLDHGLGLFSLYGHLSEIGVKNHTPIVKGESLGKTGTTGLAGGDHLHFAMLLDGVFVDPLEWFDKKWIDDHIEAKLGSAKTAQGG; this comes from the coding sequence ATGCGCATCGTTTGGTTGATCGTTCTGTTGCTGCTCGGTGGGGCGGCCTACTACTCGTACACGCGCCTGGAGCGCACGCCGCCCGTCGTCTCGACGCTCACCACCCAGGGCTTCGTGGGCGCCGAGTACCACCACCTGTTCCGCTTCAAGGACGACGGCTCGGGCGTGCGCCACGCGCGCATCTGGCTCGAGTCGGGCGGAAAGACCTACCCGCTGGCCGACCAGGAGTACCCGGGCGGCCTGCTCACCGGGGCGGAGCTCGGGCTCGAACGCGAGATCGAGGTCGTGGTGAAGCCCAAGGAGCTGGGCGTTCCGGACGGCAGCGCCAGCTTGAACGCCGAGGTGACCGACTATTCCTGGGTCGCCAACAGCGCCAACGTCGAGGTGCCGCTCTCGATCGACACCACGCCGCCGCGCGCCTCGCTTGCGACCGGACTCACCTACGTGCGCCGCGGCGGCTCCGAGCTGGCCGTGTACACGGTCGAGGACAAGGTCGAGAAGCACGGCATCGCCGTGGGCGACAAGTTCTTCCCGGGCTTCGTCGACCCGGCGGAGCCTTCGCGCCGGCTGGCCTTCTACGCCATTCCGACCGACGCGCCGCCGAACGTGAAGCCCGTGCTGGTCGTGACCGACCGCGCGGGTAACTCGACCCGGATCGAGCTCGTGACCACGCTGCTCGAGCGCCAGTTCCCGACCGACACCATCCCGCTCAGCGACGAGTTCATGGCGTCGAAGGTGAGTGAGATCCTGGGCGGCTTCAACGGCTCCGCGCTCGACGGCTTCCTGAAGATCAACCGCGAGACACGCAAGGAGAACGACGCCGCGCTGGTCGAGCTGTGTCAGAAGTCGAGCGTCGACCGCATCTGGTCGGGGCCGTTCGCGCAGATGCCGAACACGCACGCGGGCGCGAGCTTCGCTCAGCGCCGCAGCTACATGTACCAGGGCAAGGTCGTCGACCAGCAGACCCACATGGGCTACGACCTGGCCTCGACCTCGCACGCCGACGTGCCCGCCGCCAACGACGGCGTGGTGGTGTTCGCGGGGCCGCTGGGCATCTACGGCAACGCCGTGGTGCTCGACCACGGGCTCGGCCTGTTCAGCCTGTACGGCCACCTGTCGGAGATCGGCGTGAAGAACCACACGCCGATCGTGAAAGGTGAGAGCCTGGGCAAGACCGGCACGACGGGCCTGGCGGGCGGCGACCACCTGCACTTCGCGATGCTGCTCGACGGGGTGTTCGTCGATCCGCTGGAGTGGTTCGACAAGAAATGGATCGACGACCACATCGAGGCCAAGCTCGGCAGCGCGAAGACGGCGCAGGGCGGCTGA
- the acs gene encoding acetate--CoA ligase: protein MADANSIESTLKEKRQFAPDAKFAKQANLPPAKYKAWVKEAAKSPEKFWARLAKEHVHWFTPWRKTLEWKPPFAKWFIGGKTNVSYNCLDRHLEGPNAWRKNKAAIVWEGEPGDSRVLTYGDLHREVCKFANVLRARGIEKGDRVVLYMPLVPELAIAMLACARIGAIHSIIFGGFSADSVRDRINDAQAKLVVTADGGWRRGQIVQLKSIVDEALSATPSVDAVIVFKRTGHEVLIKEGRDHWWHDLMAEASLECKPEKLDAEAPLFILYTSGSTGKPKGVLHTTGGYLTHVTVTSKYIFDLKETDTYWCTADIGWITGHSYVVYGILSNGATSVMYEGAPNFPDVERFWRIIDKYRVTIFYTAPTAIRTFMRWGDQHVKKHSLDSLRLLGTVGEPINPEAWMWYRRTIGQNRCPIVDTWWQTETGGILISPLPGAVTLTPGSATLPFPGIFPEVWNERGEPCGPNEGGYLVLTQPWPGMLRGVWGDPKRYAEQYFSKFHNTYFTGDGSRRDPRGNFWVVGRVDDVMNVAGHRLSTMEVESALVSNPKVAEAAVVGRADEIKGTAVVCFVTLKAGVPFDPGLGQELKNWVAKEIGPIARPDDVRFAEALPKTRSGKIMRRLLRDVAAGRESAGDTTTLEDFSVLARLRASDED, encoded by the coding sequence ATGGCGGACGCGAACTCGATCGAGTCGACTCTCAAGGAGAAGCGCCAGTTCGCGCCCGACGCGAAGTTCGCCAAGCAAGCCAACCTGCCGCCCGCGAAATACAAGGCGTGGGTGAAGGAGGCCGCGAAGAGCCCCGAGAAATTCTGGGCGCGGCTCGCCAAGGAGCACGTGCACTGGTTCACGCCCTGGCGCAAGACGCTGGAGTGGAAGCCGCCGTTCGCGAAGTGGTTCATCGGCGGCAAGACCAACGTCAGCTACAACTGTCTCGACCGGCACCTCGAGGGCCCCAACGCCTGGCGCAAGAACAAGGCCGCGATCGTGTGGGAGGGCGAGCCCGGTGACTCGCGCGTCCTGACCTACGGCGACCTGCACCGCGAGGTGTGCAAGTTCGCCAACGTGCTGCGCGCGCGCGGGATCGAGAAGGGCGACCGCGTGGTGCTGTACATGCCGCTCGTGCCCGAGCTCGCGATCGCGATGCTGGCCTGCGCGCGCATCGGCGCGATCCACTCGATCATCTTCGGCGGCTTCTCCGCCGACTCCGTGCGCGACCGCATCAACGACGCGCAGGCCAAGCTGGTGGTCACCGCCGACGGCGGCTGGCGCCGCGGGCAGATCGTGCAGCTGAAGTCGATCGTCGACGAGGCGCTCAGCGCCACGCCCAGCGTCGACGCCGTGATCGTGTTCAAGCGCACCGGTCACGAGGTGCTGATCAAGGAGGGCCGCGACCACTGGTGGCACGACCTCATGGCCGAGGCCTCCCTTGAGTGCAAGCCCGAGAAGCTCGACGCCGAGGCGCCGCTCTTCATCCTGTACACCAGCGGCTCGACCGGCAAGCCCAAGGGCGTGCTGCACACCACCGGCGGCTATCTCACGCACGTCACGGTCACGTCGAAGTACATCTTCGACCTGAAGGAGACCGACACCTACTGGTGTACGGCCGACATCGGCTGGATCACCGGTCACTCGTACGTGGTCTACGGCATCCTGTCCAACGGCGCGACCTCGGTCATGTACGAGGGCGCCCCCAACTTCCCGGACGTGGAGCGCTTCTGGCGCATCATCGACAAGTACCGGGTGACGATCTTCTACACCGCGCCCACCGCGATCCGCACCTTCATGCGCTGGGGCGACCAGCACGTGAAGAAGCACTCGCTCGACTCACTGCGGCTGCTGGGCACGGTCGGCGAGCCGATCAACCCCGAGGCCTGGATGTGGTACCGGCGCACGATCGGCCAGAACCGCTGCCCGATCGTCGACACCTGGTGGCAGACCGAGACCGGCGGGATCCTGATCAGCCCGCTGCCCGGTGCAGTGACTCTGACGCCCGGCTCCGCCACGCTGCCCTTCCCCGGGATCTTCCCCGAGGTGTGGAACGAGCGAGGCGAGCCGTGCGGGCCCAACGAGGGCGGGTATCTCGTGCTGACCCAGCCCTGGCCGGGCATGCTGCGCGGCGTGTGGGGCGACCCGAAGCGCTACGCCGAGCAGTACTTCTCCAAGTTCCACAACACCTACTTCACCGGCGACGGCTCGCGCCGCGACCCGCGCGGGAATTTCTGGGTGGTGGGCCGCGTCGACGACGTCATGAACGTGGCGGGACACCGGCTGTCGACCATGGAGGTCGAGAGCGCCCTGGTCTCGAACCCCAAGGTGGCGGAGGCGGCGGTCGTGGGCCGCGCCGACGAGATCAAGGGCACGGCGGTGGTGTGCTTCGTCACGCTGAAGGCCGGCGTCCCGTTCGATCCTGGTCTGGGCCAGGAGCTCAAGAACTGGGTGGCGAAGGAGATCGGACCGATCGCGCGGCCCGACGACGTCCGCTTCGCCGAGGCGCTGCCGAAGACGCGCTCCGGCAAGATCATGCGCAGGCTGCTGCGCGACGTCGCCGCGGGCCGTGAGTCGGCCGGAGACACGACGACACTCGAGGACTTCTCCGTCCTGGCGAGGCTGCGCGCCTCGGACGAAGACTGA
- a CDS encoding Smr/MutS family protein: MAHEPDDDEALFEAAVAGVARLTQTRRPPAPVYRDPVPLSEREREVIRELDALVSGESPFDVRHSDEFMAGCVPGLDPRVLRQLRKGEFTPQADLDLHGSDAESARERVESFVVTAHARGLRCVRIVHGRGKRSPNGEAVLKPALPRWLGRGPARTIVLAYSSAPPTDGGTGATYVLLRRGR; encoded by the coding sequence ATGGCGCACGAGCCCGACGACGACGAGGCGCTGTTCGAAGCGGCCGTGGCCGGCGTCGCCCGGCTGACGCAGACCCGGCGCCCTCCCGCGCCCGTCTACCGCGACCCCGTTCCGCTCTCGGAGCGCGAGCGCGAGGTGATTCGCGAGCTCGACGCCCTGGTGAGTGGCGAGTCGCCCTTCGACGTGCGCCACTCCGACGAGTTCATGGCCGGCTGCGTGCCCGGGCTCGACCCGCGCGTGCTGCGCCAGCTGCGCAAGGGAGAGTTCACGCCGCAGGCCGACCTCGACCTGCACGGCAGCGACGCCGAGTCGGCGCGCGAGCGCGTCGAGTCATTCGTGGTGACCGCGCACGCGCGCGGCCTGCGCTGCGTGCGCATCGTGCACGGCCGCGGCAAGCGCTCGCCCAACGGCGAGGCCGTGCTGAAGCCCGCGCTGCCGCGCTGGCTCGGGCGCGGACCCGCCCGCACGATCGTGCTGGCCTACTCCAGCGCCCCGCCGACCGACGGCGGCACGGGCGCGACCTACGTGCTCCTGCGCCGGGGGCGTTAG
- a CDS encoding CbiX/SirB N-terminal domain-containing protein, which yields MSRALLVVDHGSREPEAAAALEKLAAELRALRPGLRVYVAHLEQAPPSIAEALAACAADGVSELFVHPLFLAPGRHAARDLPRAVAAAAAAHPGLRVQVTPALGSAPGIAALVLATLPAE from the coding sequence GTGAGCCGGGCGCTCCTGGTCGTCGACCACGGCAGCCGCGAGCCCGAGGCCGCGGCAGCGCTCGAGAAGCTCGCGGCCGAGCTGCGCGCGCTGCGACCCGGCCTGCGCGTGTATGTCGCCCACCTGGAGCAGGCGCCTCCCTCGATCGCCGAGGCGCTGGCGGCCTGCGCCGCGGACGGTGTCTCGGAGCTGTTCGTGCACCCGCTGTTCCTCGCGCCGGGCAGACACGCCGCGCGCGACCTGCCGCGGGCCGTGGCGGCGGCCGCGGCCGCGCACCCGGGGCTGCGCGTCCAGGTGACTCCGGCGCTCGGCAGCGCCCCTGGAATCGCGGCGCTGGTTCTGGCTACGCTCCCGGCGGAGTGA
- a CDS encoding molybdopterin-binding protein — protein MSTAGIVIIGNEILTGKIQDENTPYLLRELRRNGVDVPRVHVIPDVIEDIARDVRAFSAAYDYVLTSGGVGPTHDDLTMDGVAAAFDVPLVVNEEMLGMLRGALRGKEPNASHLKMCMLPAGASLITSKDLWFPLVQMRNVFVFPGIPRLLQMKFESARELFKGSPVYLHRVYMSLIESDIAEDLNAVVAEFQSVAFGSYPRTSAEVDYMTLLTLESRDRELAERAAAALVKRMPPGSVVRVE, from the coding sequence ATGTCCACCGCCGGGATCGTGATCATCGGCAACGAGATCCTGACGGGGAAGATCCAGGACGAGAACACGCCGTATCTCCTGCGCGAGCTGCGGCGCAACGGCGTCGACGTGCCCCGCGTGCACGTGATTCCCGACGTGATCGAAGACATCGCGCGCGACGTGCGCGCGTTCAGCGCCGCCTACGACTACGTGCTGACTTCGGGCGGCGTCGGCCCCACTCACGACGACCTCACCATGGACGGCGTGGCCGCGGCCTTCGACGTGCCGCTGGTGGTGAACGAGGAGATGCTGGGCATGCTGCGCGGCGCGCTGCGCGGCAAGGAGCCCAACGCGAGTCACTTGAAGATGTGCATGCTGCCGGCCGGCGCGAGCCTGATCACCTCGAAGGACCTGTGGTTCCCGCTGGTGCAGATGCGCAACGTGTTCGTGTTTCCAGGCATCCCGCGGCTGCTGCAGATGAAGTTCGAGTCGGCACGCGAGCTGTTCAAGGGCAGCCCGGTCTACCTGCACCGCGTGTACATGAGCCTGATCGAGAGCGACATTGCCGAGGACCTGAACGCGGTGGTCGCGGAGTTCCAGAGCGTGGCCTTCGGCAGCTACCCGCGCACCTCGGCCGAGGTCGACTACATGACCTTGCTGACGCTGGAATCTCGCGACCGCGAGCTCGCCGAGCGCGCCGCCGCGGCGCTCGTGAAGCGCATGCCGCCCGGGAGCGTGGTGCGGGTGGAGTGA
- a CDS encoding DUF4079 family protein produces the protein MRLAYLHPIAMVAVLALGLFVLREGLRIRNGRLVRRPVSSRRHRRVAKVLVLLVIAGFGSGLYSMAGLRGKPLYGSVHAWLASGALLGFALGGAAGLWLERRMRIEPLRAVHAVTASVGLLLGLAAAIAGLAILP, from the coding sequence GTGCGCCTCGCGTATCTGCATCCCATCGCCATGGTGGCCGTGCTCGCGCTGGGCTTGTTCGTGCTGCGCGAGGGGCTGCGCATCCGCAACGGGCGGCTCGTGCGGCGGCCGGTCAGCTCGCGCCGGCACCGGCGGGTCGCGAAGGTGCTGGTGTTGCTCGTGATTGCGGGCTTCGGCTCGGGCCTCTATTCGATGGCCGGACTGCGCGGGAAGCCGCTCTACGGCTCTGTGCACGCCTGGCTCGCGAGCGGCGCGCTGCTCGGGTTCGCGCTGGGCGGCGCGGCGGGGCTGTGGCTCGAGCGCCGCATGCGCATCGAGCCCCTGCGCGCCGTGCACGCAGTCACTGCCAGCGTGGGGCTGCTGCTCGGCCTGGCCGCGGCGATCGCCGGGCTCGCAATTCTGCCTTAG
- a CDS encoding PAS domain-containing protein, translating to MLRAAVAHLERYRSAIEAEVNRRLGRAEPAPEVRAEVIRRFRTYCRLASLSLDTARVSLDGLGGNSALALEATVRAAVEVANSFSAPPDVAGALGDMEARFRAGVRRILAPEEAEPKRERSKNRPTPNAGRRVRGAIDRISDTYVAVNLDTNTIYDVNPAAEALFASDAARLVGSELTSYIAPQDQVAWRELESRLDAGEDSGPLDLTIARPNGDFVPVEVTIASHMISGRRLAIFLVRERLKRIA from the coding sequence GTGCTCCGGGCGGCGGTCGCTCACCTGGAGCGCTACCGGAGCGCGATCGAGGCCGAGGTCAACCGGCGTCTCGGCCGCGCGGAGCCCGCGCCCGAAGTCCGCGCCGAGGTGATCCGCCGCTTCCGCACTTACTGCCGTCTCGCGAGTCTCTCGCTCGACACCGCGCGCGTGTCACTCGACGGCCTCGGCGGCAACAGCGCGCTCGCGCTCGAAGCCACCGTGCGCGCCGCCGTCGAAGTCGCCAACTCGTTCTCCGCGCCGCCCGACGTCGCGGGAGCGCTCGGCGACATGGAGGCGCGTTTCCGCGCCGGCGTGCGCCGCATCCTCGCGCCCGAAGAGGCCGAGCCCAAGCGCGAGCGCAGCAAGAACCGCCCCACGCCCAACGCCGGCAGGCGCGTGCGCGGCGCCATCGACCGCATCTCCGACACCTACGTGGCGGTGAACCTCGACACCAACACCATCTACGACGTGAACCCTGCTGCCGAGGCGCTGTTCGCGAGCGACGCCGCGCGCCTGGTGGGCTCGGAGCTCACGAGCTACATCGCACCCCAGGACCAGGTCGCCTGGCGCGAGCTCGAGTCACGGCTCGATGCCGGCGAGGACAGCGGCCCGCTCGATCTCACGATCGCGCGCCCCAACGGGGACTTCGTGCCGGTCGAAGTCACGATCGCGAGTCACATGATCTCGGGCCGGCGGCTCGCGATCTTCCTGGTGCGCGAGCGGCTCAAGCGCATCGCCTGA
- a CDS encoding CvpA family protein — MLFDAIGLCLAALFIGLGAWRGSFAGFLRLATVVCAYLAGYFAATTFGHVLALLAGMPRIVASVLLGSGAFTLVYLACSIGSSLLIRHERERRDDVPRGSYDRLGGACFGVIQAAVALLLLAVLGSVLDAAYRAGLPQGMDQSHSFLIASTRRVVASGVESALGDSPGAKLAVKLVADPGAALGATQKLLSGPRFAELQSDSLFWEWVADGQVERALTRDSFGALMRDDATRAGLADLGLVPEAARADPQAFRAAMRATLEGAAPRIRAIRNDPALSDLAHDPAVRAAIESGDHAALLANPQIRALLNRVLRDFDSEPAAPPAAPKA; from the coding sequence GTGCTCTTCGACGCCATCGGACTGTGCCTGGCCGCGCTGTTCATCGGCCTGGGCGCGTGGCGCGGCAGCTTCGCCGGCTTCCTGCGCCTGGCCACGGTGGTGTGCGCCTATCTCGCGGGCTACTTCGCGGCGACCACGTTCGGTCACGTGCTGGCGTTGCTGGCCGGCATGCCCCGCATCGTGGCGTCGGTGCTGCTGGGCAGCGGCGCGTTCACGCTGGTGTATCTGGCCTGCAGCATCGGCTCGTCGCTCTTGATCCGCCACGAGCGCGAGCGGCGCGACGACGTGCCGCGCGGCAGCTACGACCGGCTCGGCGGAGCGTGCTTCGGCGTGATCCAGGCGGCGGTGGCGCTGCTCCTCTTGGCGGTGCTCGGCAGCGTGCTCGACGCGGCCTACCGCGCGGGCCTGCCGCAGGGCATGGACCAGAGTCACTCGTTCCTGATCGCCAGCACGCGGCGCGTGGTGGCGTCGGGCGTCGAGTCCGCGCTCGGTGACTCACCGGGCGCGAAGCTCGCGGTGAAGCTGGTCGCGGACCCGGGCGCGGCGCTGGGCGCGACCCAGAAGCTCCTGTCCGGGCCGCGCTTCGCCGAGCTGCAGTCCGACAGCCTGTTCTGGGAATGGGTCGCCGACGGCCAGGTCGAGCGCGCGCTCACGCGCGACAGCTTCGGCGCGCTGATGCGCGACGATGCCACGCGCGCGGGGCTCGCGGATCTGGGTCTCGTGCCCGAAGCCGCGCGCGCCGACCCGCAAGCGTTCCGCGCGGCCATGCGCGCGACGCTCGAAGGCGCGGCGCCGCGCATCCGCGCGATCCGCAACGACCCCGCGCTCTCGGACCTCGCGCACGACCCGGCCGTGCGCGCCGCCATCGAGTCGGGCGATCACGCCGCGCTGCTCGCCAACCCGCAGATCCGCGCGCTCTTGAACCGCGTGCTGCGGGACTTCGACAGCGAGCCCGCTGCTCCGCCCGCCGCGCCGAAGGCCTAA